The DNA region CTGCGCGTGTCCAATCGAGGCCGTAGATATCGGTCACCGCTTTTTGCACTTGCGCGGCATTACTGAAATGCTGACCCAGAACCCTGTCGTGCAACTGTGCAGAGATGATCTTCTGGCCTGGCGCCGCGATGCGAGCGACTTCCTTGAATCCGCCGTTCGACACGTCGATGTAGGTGACGCCTTCACTGGAGACACCCCACATATAAGACGGAGACGTCGACGCCAGCGTCATGATGTTGACTGGCCCCGCAACAATCCGTTTCTCCTTGCGAAGATCGACCTCGAACGTGCCGCGTGGAACGGCATACGGAAAAGAATCGCTCTGGGACGAATCGAAATGGGTAATGGCGTATTTTTCTGCGGCCAGATAAGGATTGGGTTTTGGGTTGGCGGGGAGGTCTTGCGCAAGGAGAGTGAATGCAGGAATGAGGGTGGCGATACCTGCCAACAAACGAAAGCGCTTCGACATGAATTATCCTTTATCGCGGAATTGCGATCATGAAGTGTCCGCAACACGGAGACACAAGAATGAGCAAACCAGATCATCTACTTGGCTGGACAAACGGATCGCACGGAACCTGTGCAGCGATTCGAGTGGATTGGTGATGACGGATCTTGGCGGTGACCCGGATCACGCGCCAGATTCCGGGTAGATTGATAATCTTCGGGTAGCGAGGTCTCGCTCACTCGCCAGCCGTTCTCCAAGATTGAAGCCATACGAAGCCGTGCATAGCGTGGTGTGGTGATGAAATCCTCTCCAACCCCGGCCCGAATAGTGGTCAAGTCCGAAATCCTGCCGAAGTTCCTCGTGGTCCCGATCCGTGCGCCAGTGGTAATGGGCGGCTGCGACGAGATCATTGATCGACGTGTCTTCAGGCAGTGTCGAAAGCCAGTATCTGACCGGTTCCGGTTCGCCCAGCGGCCACTTCAATAGCAGCCATTGCAGTGGCTGCAGTCGCGCCCAGCATGCATGGCTGTCGGCATGCTGCACCCGCGCCACGCCAAAGCGGCTGCTTCTCAGATTGCCATTTCCTTCGCGCCAACTGATCGTCTGCAACGCATGTGCCGGCATCTCCATGGCCAGCGCTCTGACGCTGATGGGGTAGTGATCGGCCGTACGCCATGTTTGCGACGGCAGACGTCCCGTTTCCCTGTATCCCGTTGACGGCAGCGCTTCGGCCTGCGGGCGCCAGATGCGTGCCTGCGACGTGACACCCAATACGTACGGCAAGCCGAGGTCGATTAACCCTTGCCTGAACTCCGGGTCCATGCCGTAGCTGACATCGGCGAGCACGGGGCGCGAGGGCGTTCCCCCGGCAAGCAGCTTCTCGACTTGTTGAAGCGCAAGTTTCGGCCTGGTCGCAAACTGCACGTCGGCGGGGACGCCTGCCTTCCTGCGCCGGATCGGATCGTCGGCCCATGCGCGCGGCAAATACAGTCGCCAGCCGATCGGAAGGCTGG from Paraburkholderia caribensis includes:
- a CDS encoding IS701 family transposase → MSTSQRFDEYLEYLSQGFRHKHHIAGLRDYCTGLMRPLERKSTNAIAEDLQPARAAAMRQALHHFVARAPWCDDELLRQVARWVTPQMAGLSRSGWWIIGCNTFPKRGSQPVGVARQNHEASGRYDKCQIAVSVSLACESASLPIGWRLYLPRAWADDPIRRRKAGVPADVQFATRPKLALQQVEKLLAGGTPSRPVLADVSYGMDPEFRQGLIDLGLPYVLGVTSQARIWRPQAEALPSTGYRETGRLPSQTWRTADHYPISVRALAMEMPAHALQTISWREGNGNLRSSRFGVARVQHADSHACWARLQPLQWLLLKWPLGEPEPVRYWLSTLPEDTSINDLVAAAHYHWRTDRDHEELRQDFGLDHYSGRGWRGFHHHTTLCTASYGFNLGERLASERDLATRRLSIYPESGA